In Paenibacillus sp. FSL R7-0345, a single window of DNA contains:
- a CDS encoding Na+/H+ antiporter yields the protein METFLAVLLLLGLIAASNVVNRFFPFVPIPLIQIGLGVIAALVPTGIHMHFEPELFFVLFIAPLLYNDGRRTPRGELWNLRAPILLLALGLVFVTVVVAGYAINWMIPSIPLAAAFALAAILSPTDAVAVSSLAGRVHLPGSIHRILEGESLMNDASGLVAFKFAIAAAVTGVFSLPKATLSFVLIAAGGLLLGAVLSFLLIRLSVFLRRFGMEDVTMHVLLQILTPFIIYLISEEIGVSGILAVVAGGVVYAIEKDRAASPQYKLQLVSASTWSVLLFVLNGLVFLILGVSVPDVLEVIYRDESLNNFRVFGYVLVITALLIVLRFVWVYLYSKIESLRFREKRTPLKSLVITSISGVRGAVTLAGAFSIPLALGDGTPFPERDLIIALAAGVILMSLVIASILLPLLTGKEEETVLEVSGGGNTELAARSVVIDAGMSMLRSLVTETGERTNQPALLEFTDKIDRICALKTDNDPAAEKMRRLGVEARLSGIEAERTELRRMTEKGTIPAPVAVKMEEMLDHSESILCQRFDTHVKFSLTELQRLFSGLFTGRLGSEEGRQAIQNAEEARKAKIAMCQAAVNAVSSGINAENREAAQRVIHKYEQIESRLEQGEGWSKDGVVDDQKLELKLKAIQEQRDTVQQMYQNGAINLKIAGRLRRFVDQLETSIWED from the coding sequence TTGGAGACTTTTCTTGCCGTGCTTTTACTGTTGGGTCTGATTGCGGCATCCAACGTTGTGAACAGGTTCTTTCCGTTTGTGCCGATTCCCCTGATTCAGATCGGGCTGGGGGTTATCGCCGCACTGGTTCCGACAGGGATACATATGCATTTTGAGCCCGAGCTTTTCTTTGTGCTGTTTATTGCACCGCTGCTGTATAATGACGGCAGGCGTACGCCGCGCGGCGAGCTGTGGAATCTGCGGGCGCCGATTCTGCTGCTGGCACTGGGTCTGGTCTTTGTCACCGTTGTCGTGGCAGGCTACGCCATTAACTGGATGATTCCGTCGATTCCGCTGGCGGCTGCCTTTGCACTGGCGGCGATTCTTTCCCCGACCGATGCGGTCGCAGTCAGCTCGCTGGCCGGCAGAGTGCATCTGCCGGGCAGCATCCACCGGATTCTTGAGGGTGAATCGCTGATGAATGACGCCTCCGGCCTGGTTGCCTTTAAATTTGCGATTGCCGCTGCGGTTACCGGTGTCTTCTCGCTGCCGAAAGCAACATTAAGCTTTGTGCTGATTGCAGCCGGTGGTCTGCTGCTGGGAGCGGTGCTGTCTTTTCTGCTCATCCGTCTAAGCGTATTCCTGCGCCGGTTCGGCATGGAGGATGTTACCATGCATGTTCTGCTGCAGATTCTTACGCCTTTTATCATCTATCTGATCAGCGAGGAGATTGGAGTATCCGGTATCCTCGCTGTGGTTGCAGGCGGTGTAGTGTATGCGATTGAGAAGGACCGGGCTGCTTCACCGCAGTATAAGCTTCAGCTCGTATCGGCCAGCACCTGGTCTGTGCTGTTGTTTGTCCTGAACGGTCTGGTCTTTTTGATTCTTGGTGTGTCGGTTCCGGATGTCCTGGAGGTAATTTACCGGGATGAATCGCTTAATAATTTCAGGGTCTTCGGCTATGTGCTGGTCATTACGGCACTGCTGATCGTACTGCGTTTTGTCTGGGTCTATCTCTACTCCAAGATCGAAAGCCTGAGGTTCAGGGAGAAGCGGACACCGCTTAAATCTCTGGTAATCACCTCCATTTCCGGGGTGCGCGGAGCTGTTACACTGGCCGGGGCCTTCTCTATACCGCTGGCACTGGGCGATGGAACCCCGTTTCCCGAACGTGACCTTATTATTGCACTGGCGGCTGGTGTGATTCTGATGTCCCTGGTAATCGCCAGCATCCTGCTTCCGCTCCTCACTGGCAAAGAAGAAGAAACGGTGCTCGAGGTATCGGGCGGAGGCAATACCGAACTGGCGGCGCGCTCGGTAGTTATTGATGCCGGAATGAGTATGCTGCGCAGTCTGGTCACGGAGACGGGGGAGCGTACCAATCAGCCTGCCCTGCTGGAATTCACGGATAAGATTGACCGCATCTGTGCGCTTAAGACTGACAACGATCCGGCTGCGGAAAAAATGCGCCGCCTGGGCGTTGAAGCCCGGCTCAGCGGAATTGAGGCAGAGCGGACAGAGCTGCGGCGGATGACAGAGAAAGGCACGATACCGGCTCCAGTTGCAGTGAAAATGGAGGAGATGCTGGATCATTCAGAGTCAATATTGTGCCAGCGGTTTGATACGCATGTGAAGTTCTCCTTAACTGAACTTCAGCGGCTGTTTTCCGGATTATTTACCGGACGGCTGGGCAGTGAGGAAGGGCGGCAGGCGATTCAGAATGCTGAGGAGGCCCGCAAAGCCAAGATCGCCATGTGCCAGGCGGCTGTCAATGCGGTCAGCAGCGGGATCAATGCCGAGAACCGTGAAGCGGCGCAGCGGGTTATTCATAAATATGAACAAATCGAATCACGGCTGGAACAAGGCGAGGGCTGGAGCAAAGACGGGGTTGTTGACGATCAGAAGCTGGAGCTGAAGCTGAAGGCAATTCAGGAGCAGCGCGATACGGTGCAGCAGATGTATCAGAACGGGGCGATCAATCTTAAAATTGCCGGCAGATTGCGCCGGTTCGTAGATCAGTTAGAAACATCCATTTGGGAGGATTAG
- a CDS encoding threonine/serine exporter family protein: MDSSSSNSNTSVHDIVDLCLLAGKIMLQSGAETYRVEDTMTRMAAALGFPGAHSYVTPTVIMFTTNRTEPVKLFRIAERTTDLKKVSEVNDISRRLSERQLTAAEARERLGVVDDAAHAYPDWMQIAAAAVTGSCFTVMFKGSLWDALPALLVSALGFAAATYLHRLVQVRFFAEFSASFLIGLLAFLSVKAGIGQEMDKIIIGSVMPLVPGLLITNAVRDLMAGHLVSGLSKGADAFLTAFAIGTGIGLVLSLF; this comes from the coding sequence TTGGACAGTTCGAGCAGCAACAGCAATACTTCCGTGCATGACATCGTCGACCTGTGCCTCTTGGCCGGTAAAATCATGCTGCAAAGCGGGGCGGAAACCTACCGTGTAGAGGATACAATGACACGGATGGCAGCAGCACTTGGTTTTCCCGGAGCTCATAGCTATGTAACTCCGACAGTAATTATGTTTACGACAAACCGGACCGAGCCGGTGAAGCTGTTCCGGATTGCGGAACGGACAACTGATCTGAAGAAAGTATCGGAGGTTAACGATATTTCCCGCCGGCTCAGTGAGCGCCAGCTTACCGCAGCCGAAGCCCGCGAGCGCCTGGGAGTCGTAGATGACGCGGCCCATGCTTACCCAGACTGGATGCAGATTGCCGCGGCTGCCGTGACCGGATCATGCTTCACTGTCATGTTCAAGGGCAGCCTGTGGGATGCGCTTCCGGCTCTGCTGGTGTCAGCATTGGGCTTTGCTGCAGCAACCTATCTGCACCGGCTCGTTCAGGTCCGGTTCTTCGCCGAGTTCTCCGCCTCGTTCCTGATCGGCCTGCTGGCCTTCCTGTCAGTCAAAGCCGGCATCGGCCAGGAAATGGACAAGATCATCATCGGCTCGGTAATGCCGCTCGTGCCAGGGCTGCTGATTACAAATGCAGTCCGCGATCTGATGGCCGGCCATCTTGTGTCCGGATTATCAAAAGGAGCAGATGCCTTTCTGACGGCGTTCGCCATAGGTACAGGCATCGGTCTTGTGCTGTCGCTTTTCTAA
- a CDS encoding N-acetyltransferase family protein, with product MGERENASGGLAFAEITEEHLAGVLDIYNYYVLNTTVSFHTEPQTQAEMRQSVLSGDPRYKSYAILQDGSLAGYVLITRHKNKQAYDTSGEISIYLQPGRGGQGIGGQALAFIEQTAAELRFHVLVATICADNEPSRRLFTRHGYEQSALFREIGYKFGRWLDIASYQKIIGSV from the coding sequence GTGGGAGAGAGAGAAAACGCTTCAGGTGGTCTGGCATTTGCGGAGATCACAGAGGAGCATCTGGCCGGCGTGCTGGATATATATAATTATTATGTGCTAAATACAACCGTTTCGTTTCATACAGAACCCCAGACGCAGGCAGAGATGCGGCAGTCGGTGTTAAGCGGAGATCCGCGCTATAAATCATATGCCATCCTGCAGGATGGCAGCCTGGCCGGTTATGTGCTGATCACCAGACATAAGAATAAGCAGGCCTATGATACCTCCGGTGAAATCAGCATCTATCTGCAGCCAGGCAGGGGGGGACAGGGCATAGGCGGTCAGGCGCTGGCTTTTATTGAGCAAACAGCGGCTGAACTCCGGTTTCACGTACTTGTTGCTACAATCTGCGCCGATAATGAGCCTAGCCGCCGTCTGTTTACAAGACACGGGTATGAGCAGAGCGCCTTGTTCAGGGAAATCGGCTATAAATTCGGTAGATGGCTGGATATCGCCAGTTATCAGAAGATCATCGGTTCAGTATAA
- a CDS encoding threonine/serine exporter family protein has translation MILQFVTSFFAAASFCILFNAPRRALLQCGFAGMIGWVLYLELDKQLDTVVATFLATVVVGVISQFFARTYKMPVIIFSVGGIIPLVPGGMAYDAMRKFVENDNNQAIQIGVQALLLSGAIATGLVLSEVLGQMFRRRKV, from the coding sequence ATGATTCTGCAATTTGTTACCAGCTTTTTCGCGGCTGCCTCCTTCTGCATCCTGTTCAATGCACCTAGACGGGCGCTGCTGCAGTGCGGGTTCGCCGGAATGATTGGCTGGGTACTGTATCTGGAGCTGGACAAGCAGCTCGATACGGTGGTGGCCACCTTTCTGGCTACGGTCGTTGTCGGGGTAATCAGCCAGTTTTTTGCCCGCACCTACAAAATGCCGGTTATCATCTTCAGCGTTGGCGGGATTATTCCGCTTGTCCCGGGAGGAATGGCGTATGACGCCATGCGCAAATTCGTGGAGAATGACAACAACCAGGCGATCCAAATCGGCGTACAGGCACTACTGCTCTCAGGGGCTATTGCCACCGGTCTGGTGCTCAGCGAGGTACTGGGCCAGATGTTCCGCCGGAGGAAAGTATAG